One genomic window of Lepeophtheirus salmonis chromosome 5, UVic_Lsal_1.4, whole genome shotgun sequence includes the following:
- the Larp4B gene encoding uncharacterized protein Larp4B isoform X2 has translation MTYDPMVVMQQQASPQQPPHIFMSATQPMQQQQQQQGPPHPQEATNSSIESSPSSSSGGGSSQPVNGIHTPAPPPIPLEKLKELLLNQLEYYFSRENLAHDKYLISQMDSDQFVSICTVANFNQVKKLTADIELVTQVLRESNNVQVDADGLKVRPNQPRCTVIIRDTPENTTNEEVEFIFSGDNCPKFVSCEFAHNNSWYVTFESDSDAQEAFKYLREEVKEFKGTPICARIKSKPMNRIPPSSGGGGPPVSSSATAMITSTSAAPAMKGNYRMSNSTTVAPAQTITMTVNSPQPPTVQYQQQVVPASGSAPSSLVAAVPHQTVGAPTTIGQQPQVSATVQLPPQNYPFNTATSLTNTSTIMQHTPTYNGSPIAIYSVPSYYSHGINLPWYPTNPVFPNHAPMFQDNSVAFSQTSYNKPLTSGNNSSNSTPVGNSGVNIQQNNSGGRGSHNYNKPRRGRGGSVGSGVSDRPDQREPRSSYGNHGYYNSGGNNNSMDDSGYTSGYNYSSNSHYGRNNASRSWDGNSSNSSHKKYSGNSLNNNQSPANTGPSHSSLPSSQDPNITPVNAGGSLHSSNSNNDNVTMSSRGGKPDHHSDNVHPSSHYNHFGHHYTSRSSIDSNSGKEGGPPARRGKPTRGGRGGSRGGGGNSDDRNNSHHQMNSYSGSAGSQRGMSAYGNSYRSGVQGNSSGGATSGGGSASSESHQVPTVVRPQQPRPVFEMKGNDFPALPGSGESGVSVKNLEVVSGNESVKVPGGVVGVSGSVVPGKNNVNNASGSAWESNSNRFLDVVKGTAKMKVSSSKSEGSDEVVPVSASEPTLAPNVSNNAKSESSHKETTENVSKSSPSTSSESEQVMSSTPANKPTDSFNGEVVGRSHSKITPPIPANDSSSTRTAAASCVR, from the exons ATGACCTATGATCCCATGGTCGTCATGCAGCAACAGGCTTCACCCCAACAGCCACCTCACATCTTCATGTCTGCGACTCAACCCATGCAGCAGCAGCAACAGCAGCAAGGGCCTCCTCATCCACAAGAAGCCACTAATTCTTCTATTGAGTCCTCTCCTTCTTCCTCCTCTGGTGGGGGATCCTCACAGCCTGTGAATGGCATCCATACTCCTGCACCACCTCCTATTCCTCTTGAAAAACTCAAAGAGTTGCTACTTAATCAACTTGAGTACTATTTCAGTCGGGAGAACCTCGCTCACGATAAATATCTTATATCGCAAATGGATTCGGATCAGTTTGTGTCCATATGCACGGTTGCTAACTTCAATCAAGTTAAGAAACTGACAGCGGATATCGAATTAGTGACGCAAGTCTTGAGAG aatcCAACAATGTCCAAGTAGATGCTGATGGTCTGAAAGTAAGACCCAATCAACCACGGTGCACTGTGATAATAAGAGACACACCTGAGAATACGACAAATGAGGAGGTAGAGTTTATTTTCAGTGGTGATAATTGCCCCAAGTTTGTTTCTTGTGAATTTGCACATAATAATTCTTGGTATGTAACATTTGAAAGTGACTCAGATGCTCAGGAAGCCTTTAAATATCTGCGAGAAGAAGTTAAAGAGTTTAAG GGTACCCCTATTTGTGCTAGAATTAAATCAAAACCGATGAATAGAATTCCTCCTTCATCTGGTGGTGGAGGACCACCTGTGTCATCATCTGCAACTGCAATGATAACTTCAACCTCTGCAGCTCCAGCAATGAAGGGAAATTATCGTATGTCAAATAGTACAACTGTTGCGCCTGCACAAACTATAACGATGACAGTAAATAGTCCTCAACCTCCTACTGTGCAATATCAGCAGCAAGTAGTACCAGCCTCCGGTTCTGCTCCTTCTTCTCTCGTTGCGGCTGTTCCTCATCAGACTGTTGGAGCACCTACCACTATCGGACAACAACCCCAGGTCTCAGCGACTGTTCAACTTCCTCCCCAAAATTATCCTTTCAATACTGCCACTTCTCTAACTAACACATCGACTATAATGCAACATACTCCAACGTATAATGGCAGTCCAATTGCAATTTAC tctGTGCCGTCTTACTACTCTCATGGAATCAATTTGCCATGGTACCCTACCAATCCTGTTTTCCCCAATCATGCACCTATGTTCCAGGACAATTCTGTTGCATTTTCTCAAACATCTTATAATAAGCCACTCACTAGTGGCAATAATTCGTCAAACTCTACTCCTGTTGGAAATTCAGGAGTGAACATACAACAAAATAACTCTGGAGGACGAGGAAGTCATAACTATAACAAACCTCGTCGTGGAAGAGGTGGTTCCGTTGGAAGTGGTGTTAGTGATAGGCCTGACCAAAGAGAACCCAGGTCTAGCTACGGAAACCATGGCTACTACAATAGTGgaggaaataataatagtatggATGATAGTGGGTACACTAGTGGATATAATTATTCAAGTAATTCACACTATGGGAGGAATAATGCCTCGCGAAGTTGGGATGGAAATTCTTCAAATTCATCTCACAAGAAGTACAGTGGTAATTCCTTGAATAATAATCAATCCCCTGCAAATACTGGACCATCACATTCCTCCTTGCCATCATCCCAAGACCCGAATATCACTCCGGTAAATGCTGGTGGGAGTCTTCACTCATCTAATTCGAACAATGATAATGTTACTATGTCCTCAAGAGGAGGAAAACCAGATCATCATTCTGATAATGTGCATCCATCGTCACATTACAATCATTTTGGGCATCACTACACGAGTAGGTCTTCAATAGATTCTAATTCTGGTAAAGAAGGTGGTCCTCCAGCAAG aCGAGGAAAACCTACTAGAGGTGGCCGAGGTGGTAGTCGTGGTGGTGGTGGGAATTCAGATGATCGAAATAATAGCCATCATCAAATGAATTCTTATTCTGGTAGTGCTGGTAGCCAAAGAGGAATGAGTGCCTATGGTAATAGTTATCGTAGTGGTGTACAGGGTAATAGCAGTGGAGGTGCAACAAGCGGTGGTGGATCTGCTTCTTCAGAATCTCATCAAGTTCCAACTGTTGTACGGCCTCAACAACCAAGACCCGTATTCGAAATGAAGGGAAATGATTTCCCTGCGTTGCCAGGCTCAGGAGAGTCTGGTGTATCCGTTAAGAACTTGGAAGTTGTTTCCGGCAATGAATCTGTTAAAGTGCCTGGTGGTGTAGTTGGAGTATCAGGCTCTGTTGTACCtggaaaaaataatgtgaatAATGCATCTGGCTCTGCTTGGGAATCCAATAGTAATAG aTTTTTAGATGTTGTTAAAGGAACTGCTAAAATGAAAGTTTCATCATCAAAATCGGAAGGGTCTGATGAAGTCGTTCCTGTAAGTGCATCCGAGCCTACACTAGCACCCAATGTTTCTAACAACGCAAAAAGCGAATCTAGTCACAAAGAGACCACGGAAAATGTAAGCAAGTCCTCTCCCTCCACCTCCTCTGAAAGCGAACAAGTCATGTCCTCAACTCCTGCCAATAA gCCCACTGACAGTTTTAATGGTGAAGTAGTAGGTCGTTCACACTCAAAAATTACCCCTCCAATTCCTGCAAACGATTCCTCATCTACTCGTACCGCCGCTGCCTCATGTGTAAGATGA
- the LOC121118895 gene encoding uncharacterized protein isoform X3, whose protein sequence is MSSSSYVHSPNRSSLLGGYEIQQQQQPLHHLRVVESSTNNDGKNFTSPGNNLLQFQGSSSSLLNKNKRKSGSSPNIEEEGSDELGHVCQLHNDTLNHCLKEAGTYLCQVYANRSYIIRKLGSYEHHSTREELYPLETKARIIVNSESIIWESNEDLCTFYRDPSLLKSSISNISSSKSFKSTCKSNNNSNTCNCCISHQNPISSFSAPVSLLSFSQPPPSIPSSSSSLSNHHHFSDNSKEVVNIYPEIKSSGSIAHKTDLIISYTNSNSNSNTRVSKSQAPTSTKSVTFLSTPSYSKTNSGPKRHYTATSASSSSFDVTTETTWASKSPQIYPKLNNKKLHGKSLNSEGASHRQADSSNNTNSSSSFTPKKSKENPTSFLKISPRRRSQESWRCL, encoded by the exons ATGTCGTCATCCTCCTACGTTCATTCTCCGAATAGAAGTAGTCTACTTGGAGGATATGAAATTCAACAGCAACAACAACCTTTGCACCACCTTCGAGTAGTTGAATCAAGTACTAATAATGATGGAAAGAATTTTACTTCTCCAGGGAATAATTTACTTCAATTCCAAGGCTCTTCATCTtcacttttgaacaaaaataagagAAAGAGCGGTAGCTCTCCAAATATAGAAGAAGAAGGCTCTGACGAACTTGGTCATGTTTGCCAATTACACAATGATACCCTCAATCATTGTCTCAAAGAAGCTGGAACATATCTCTGTCAAGTGTATGCAAATCGAAGTTATATCATTAGAAAA ctGGGCTCATATGAACATCATTCAACTCGAGAGGAATTATATCCATTAGAAACAAAAGCACGGATAATTGTCAACTCTGAATCCATTATTTGGGAGTCCAATGAggatttatgtactttttatcgTGATCCAAGTTTATTAAAGAGCAGTATCTCCAATATTTCCTCTTCCAAGTCTTTCAAAAGCACTTGTAAATCTAATAATAACAGTAATACATGCAATTGCTGTATTTCACACCAAAATCCAATATCCTCATTCTCCGCCCCTGTCTCATTACTAAGCTTTTCCCAGCCTCCTCCCAGTATCCCATCATCCTCTTCTTCTTTAAGTAATCATCACCATTTTAGTGACAATAGTAAAGAGGTTGTCAATATCTATCCAGAGATCAAGAGCAGTGGAAGTATTGCACATAAAACAGATCTTATCATCAGCTATACAAACTCTAATTCTAACTCTAACACCAGAGTCTCGAAATCACAGGCCCCTACTTCGACCAAAAGTGTTACGTTCCTATCCACTCCATCCTACTCCAAAACAAACTCTGGCCCTAAGAGACACTACACTGCTACATCTGCATCATCTAGCTCCTTCGATGTTACTACGGAAACAACTTGGGCATCTAAATCACCtcaaatatatccaaaattgaataataaaaagctCCATGGAAAGTCATTGAATAGTGAAGGAGCATCTCATAGACAAGCAGACAGTTCAAACAATACTaactcttcttcttcctttacTCCGAAAAAGTCCAAAGAAAATCCGACAAGCTTTCTTAAAA TATCTCCACGCAGAAGATCACAGGAGAGCTGGCGGTGTCTCTGA
- the Larp4B gene encoding uncharacterized protein Larp4B isoform X1 — MTYDPMVVMQQQASPQQPPHIFMSATQPMQQQQQQQGPPHPQEATNSSIESSPSSSSGGGSSQPVNGIHTPAPPPIPLEKLKELLLNQLEYYFSRENLAHDKYLISQMDSDQFVSICTVANFNQVKKLTADIELVTQVLRESNNVQVDADGLKVRPNQPRCTVIIRDTPENTTNEEVEFIFSGDNCPKFVSCEFAHNNSWYVTFESDSDAQEAFKYLREEVKEFKGTPICARIKSKPMNRIPPSSGGGGPPVSSSATAMITSTSAAPAMKGNYRMSNSTTVAPAQTITMTVNSPQPPTVQYQQQVVPASGSAPSSLVAAVPHQTVGAPTTIGQQPQVSATVQLPPQNYPFNTATSLTNTSTIMQHTPTYNGSPIAIYSVPSYYSHGINLPWYPTNPVFPNHAPMFQDNSVAFSQTSYNKPLTSGNNSSNSTPVGNSGVNIQQNNSGGRGSHNYNKPRRGRGGSVGSGVSDRPDQREPRSSYGNHGYYNSGGNNNSMDDSGYTSGYNYSSNSHYGRNNASRSWDGNSSNSSHKKYSGNSLNNNQSPANTGPSHSSLPSSQDPNITPVNAGGSLHSSNSNNDNVTMSSRGGKPDHHSDNVHPSSHYNHFGHHYTSRSSIDSNSGKEGGPPARRGKPTRGGRGGSRGGGGNSDDRNNSHHQMNSYSGSAGSQRGMSAYGNSYRSGVQGNSSGGATSGGGSASSESHQVPTVVRPQQPRPVFEMKGNDFPALPGSGESGVSVKNLEVVSGNESVKVPGGVVGVSGSVVPGKNNVNNASGSAWESNSNRFLDVVKGTAKMKVSSSKSEGSDEVVPVSASEPTLAPNVSNNAKSESSHKETTENVSKSSPSTSSESEQVMSSTPANKPTDSFNGEVVGRSHSKITPPIPANDSSSTRTAAASCEGKPPPLSYAQVIQKKKEEKEAREAAAAAAAALTSSTTAEKGAIDSVNAPASVSTTTTVSSTVSKKTTKDGIKAVNHGGINKEERNSASNNDPIRINNGSIKPNNNNSNEQAKSTAKVSASSTPTKTVSPKSATSSASTVVSASTNNNSLKKSSSANTK; from the exons ATGACCTATGATCCCATGGTCGTCATGCAGCAACAGGCTTCACCCCAACAGCCACCTCACATCTTCATGTCTGCGACTCAACCCATGCAGCAGCAGCAACAGCAGCAAGGGCCTCCTCATCCACAAGAAGCCACTAATTCTTCTATTGAGTCCTCTCCTTCTTCCTCCTCTGGTGGGGGATCCTCACAGCCTGTGAATGGCATCCATACTCCTGCACCACCTCCTATTCCTCTTGAAAAACTCAAAGAGTTGCTACTTAATCAACTTGAGTACTATTTCAGTCGGGAGAACCTCGCTCACGATAAATATCTTATATCGCAAATGGATTCGGATCAGTTTGTGTCCATATGCACGGTTGCTAACTTCAATCAAGTTAAGAAACTGACAGCGGATATCGAATTAGTGACGCAAGTCTTGAGAG aatcCAACAATGTCCAAGTAGATGCTGATGGTCTGAAAGTAAGACCCAATCAACCACGGTGCACTGTGATAATAAGAGACACACCTGAGAATACGACAAATGAGGAGGTAGAGTTTATTTTCAGTGGTGATAATTGCCCCAAGTTTGTTTCTTGTGAATTTGCACATAATAATTCTTGGTATGTAACATTTGAAAGTGACTCAGATGCTCAGGAAGCCTTTAAATATCTGCGAGAAGAAGTTAAAGAGTTTAAG GGTACCCCTATTTGTGCTAGAATTAAATCAAAACCGATGAATAGAATTCCTCCTTCATCTGGTGGTGGAGGACCACCTGTGTCATCATCTGCAACTGCAATGATAACTTCAACCTCTGCAGCTCCAGCAATGAAGGGAAATTATCGTATGTCAAATAGTACAACTGTTGCGCCTGCACAAACTATAACGATGACAGTAAATAGTCCTCAACCTCCTACTGTGCAATATCAGCAGCAAGTAGTACCAGCCTCCGGTTCTGCTCCTTCTTCTCTCGTTGCGGCTGTTCCTCATCAGACTGTTGGAGCACCTACCACTATCGGACAACAACCCCAGGTCTCAGCGACTGTTCAACTTCCTCCCCAAAATTATCCTTTCAATACTGCCACTTCTCTAACTAACACATCGACTATAATGCAACATACTCCAACGTATAATGGCAGTCCAATTGCAATTTAC tctGTGCCGTCTTACTACTCTCATGGAATCAATTTGCCATGGTACCCTACCAATCCTGTTTTCCCCAATCATGCACCTATGTTCCAGGACAATTCTGTTGCATTTTCTCAAACATCTTATAATAAGCCACTCACTAGTGGCAATAATTCGTCAAACTCTACTCCTGTTGGAAATTCAGGAGTGAACATACAACAAAATAACTCTGGAGGACGAGGAAGTCATAACTATAACAAACCTCGTCGTGGAAGAGGTGGTTCCGTTGGAAGTGGTGTTAGTGATAGGCCTGACCAAAGAGAACCCAGGTCTAGCTACGGAAACCATGGCTACTACAATAGTGgaggaaataataatagtatggATGATAGTGGGTACACTAGTGGATATAATTATTCAAGTAATTCACACTATGGGAGGAATAATGCCTCGCGAAGTTGGGATGGAAATTCTTCAAATTCATCTCACAAGAAGTACAGTGGTAATTCCTTGAATAATAATCAATCCCCTGCAAATACTGGACCATCACATTCCTCCTTGCCATCATCCCAAGACCCGAATATCACTCCGGTAAATGCTGGTGGGAGTCTTCACTCATCTAATTCGAACAATGATAATGTTACTATGTCCTCAAGAGGAGGAAAACCAGATCATCATTCTGATAATGTGCATCCATCGTCACATTACAATCATTTTGGGCATCACTACACGAGTAGGTCTTCAATAGATTCTAATTCTGGTAAAGAAGGTGGTCCTCCAGCAAG aCGAGGAAAACCTACTAGAGGTGGCCGAGGTGGTAGTCGTGGTGGTGGTGGGAATTCAGATGATCGAAATAATAGCCATCATCAAATGAATTCTTATTCTGGTAGTGCTGGTAGCCAAAGAGGAATGAGTGCCTATGGTAATAGTTATCGTAGTGGTGTACAGGGTAATAGCAGTGGAGGTGCAACAAGCGGTGGTGGATCTGCTTCTTCAGAATCTCATCAAGTTCCAACTGTTGTACGGCCTCAACAACCAAGACCCGTATTCGAAATGAAGGGAAATGATTTCCCTGCGTTGCCAGGCTCAGGAGAGTCTGGTGTATCCGTTAAGAACTTGGAAGTTGTTTCCGGCAATGAATCTGTTAAAGTGCCTGGTGGTGTAGTTGGAGTATCAGGCTCTGTTGTACCtggaaaaaataatgtgaatAATGCATCTGGCTCTGCTTGGGAATCCAATAGTAATAG aTTTTTAGATGTTGTTAAAGGAACTGCTAAAATGAAAGTTTCATCATCAAAATCGGAAGGGTCTGATGAAGTCGTTCCTGTAAGTGCATCCGAGCCTACACTAGCACCCAATGTTTCTAACAACGCAAAAAGCGAATCTAGTCACAAAGAGACCACGGAAAATGTAAGCAAGTCCTCTCCCTCCACCTCCTCTGAAAGCGAACAAGTCATGTCCTCAACTCCTGCCAATAA gCCCACTGACAGTTTTAATGGTGAAGTAGTAGGTCGTTCACACTCAAAAATTACCCCTCCAATTCCTGCAAACGATTCCTCATCTACTCGTACCGCCGCTGCCTCATGT GAAGGAAAGCCTCCTCCGTTATCATATGCACAGGtgatacaaaagaaaaaagaagagaaagagGCACGGGAGGCTGCTGCCGCAGCTGCGGCTGCCTTGACGTCATCTACTACAGCGGAGAAAGGAGCGATAGATTCTGTCAATGCGCCTGCTTCAGTTTCGACTACTACCACAGTCTCCTCTACTGTCTCTAAAAAAACCACGAAAGATGGTATTAAGGCCGTTAACCATG gcGGAATTAACAAGGAAGAAAGAAATAGTGCCAGCAATAACGATCCTATTCGCATTAATAATGGATCAATTAAacctaataataacaatagcaATGAGCAAGCTAAGTCAACGGCCAAAGTTAGTGCTTCATCTACACCTACAAAAACTGTATCACCTAAGTCAGCAACAAGTTCAGCGTCCACAGTAGTTAGTGCTTCAACTAACAACAACTCATTAAAGAAATCTTCATCTGCTAATACCAaatga
- the LOC121118895 gene encoding uncharacterized protein isoform X2 translates to MSSSSYVHSPNRSSLLGGYEIQQQQQPLHHLRVVESSSSSSLLNKNKRKSGSSPNIEEEGSDELGHVCQLHNDTLNHCLKEAGTYLCQVYANRSYIIRKLGSYEHHSTREELYPLETKARIIVNSESIIWESNEDLCTFYRDPSLLKSSISNISSSKSFKSTCKSNNNSNTCNCCISHQNPISSFSAPVSLLSFSQPPPSIPSSSSSLSNHHHFSDNSKEVVNIYPEIKSSGSIAHKTDLIISYTNSNSNSNTRVSKSQAPTSTKSVTFLSTPSYSKTNSGPKRHYTATSASSSSFDVTTETTWASKSPQIYPKLNNKKLHGKSLNSEGASHRQADSSNNTNSSSSFTPKKSKENPTSFLKTVLRNNCNFIMEQYILEQRLQIIKIYYKSGESFIQTL, encoded by the exons ATGTCGTCATCCTCCTACGTTCATTCTCCGAATAGAAGTAGTCTACTTGGAGGATATGAAATTCAACAGCAACAACAACCTTTGCACCACCTTCGAGTAGTTGAATCAA GCTCTTCATCTtcacttttgaacaaaaataagagAAAGAGCGGTAGCTCTCCAAATATAGAAGAAGAAGGCTCTGACGAACTTGGTCATGTTTGCCAATTACACAATGATACCCTCAATCATTGTCTCAAAGAAGCTGGAACATATCTCTGTCAAGTGTATGCAAATCGAAGTTATATCATTAGAAAA ctGGGCTCATATGAACATCATTCAACTCGAGAGGAATTATATCCATTAGAAACAAAAGCACGGATAATTGTCAACTCTGAATCCATTATTTGGGAGTCCAATGAggatttatgtactttttatcgTGATCCAAGTTTATTAAAGAGCAGTATCTCCAATATTTCCTCTTCCAAGTCTTTCAAAAGCACTTGTAAATCTAATAATAACAGTAATACATGCAATTGCTGTATTTCACACCAAAATCCAATATCCTCATTCTCCGCCCCTGTCTCATTACTAAGCTTTTCCCAGCCTCCTCCCAGTATCCCATCATCCTCTTCTTCTTTAAGTAATCATCACCATTTTAGTGACAATAGTAAAGAGGTTGTCAATATCTATCCAGAGATCAAGAGCAGTGGAAGTATTGCACATAAAACAGATCTTATCATCAGCTATACAAACTCTAATTCTAACTCTAACACCAGAGTCTCGAAATCACAGGCCCCTACTTCGACCAAAAGTGTTACGTTCCTATCCACTCCATCCTACTCCAAAACAAACTCTGGCCCTAAGAGACACTACACTGCTACATCTGCATCATCTAGCTCCTTCGATGTTACTACGGAAACAACTTGGGCATCTAAATCACCtcaaatatatccaaaattgaataataaaaagctCCATGGAAAGTCATTGAATAGTGAAGGAGCATCTCATAGACAAGCAGACAGTTCAAACAATACTaactcttcttcttcctttacTCCGAAAAAGTCCAAAGAAAATCCGACAAGCTTTCTTAAAA ctgtgctcagaaataattgtaattttatcatggagcagtacatactcgagcaacgcttgcaaattattaaaatttattacaaaagtggtgagtcttttATCCAAACTTTATGA
- the LOC121118895 gene encoding uncharacterized protein isoform X1, with protein MSSSSYVHSPNRSSLLGGYEIQQQQQPLHHLRVVESSTNNDGKNFTSPGNNLLQFQGSSSSLLNKNKRKSGSSPNIEEEGSDELGHVCQLHNDTLNHCLKEAGTYLCQVYANRSYIIRKLGSYEHHSTREELYPLETKARIIVNSESIIWESNEDLCTFYRDPSLLKSSISNISSSKSFKSTCKSNNNSNTCNCCISHQNPISSFSAPVSLLSFSQPPPSIPSSSSSLSNHHHFSDNSKEVVNIYPEIKSSGSIAHKTDLIISYTNSNSNSNTRVSKSQAPTSTKSVTFLSTPSYSKTNSGPKRHYTATSASSSSFDVTTETTWASKSPQIYPKLNNKKLHGKSLNSEGASHRQADSSNNTNSSSSFTPKKSKENPTSFLKTVLRNNCNFIMEQYILEQRLQIIKIYYKSGESFIQTL; from the exons ATGTCGTCATCCTCCTACGTTCATTCTCCGAATAGAAGTAGTCTACTTGGAGGATATGAAATTCAACAGCAACAACAACCTTTGCACCACCTTCGAGTAGTTGAATCAAGTACTAATAATGATGGAAAGAATTTTACTTCTCCAGGGAATAATTTACTTCAATTCCAAGGCTCTTCATCTtcacttttgaacaaaaataagagAAAGAGCGGTAGCTCTCCAAATATAGAAGAAGAAGGCTCTGACGAACTTGGTCATGTTTGCCAATTACACAATGATACCCTCAATCATTGTCTCAAAGAAGCTGGAACATATCTCTGTCAAGTGTATGCAAATCGAAGTTATATCATTAGAAAA ctGGGCTCATATGAACATCATTCAACTCGAGAGGAATTATATCCATTAGAAACAAAAGCACGGATAATTGTCAACTCTGAATCCATTATTTGGGAGTCCAATGAggatttatgtactttttatcgTGATCCAAGTTTATTAAAGAGCAGTATCTCCAATATTTCCTCTTCCAAGTCTTTCAAAAGCACTTGTAAATCTAATAATAACAGTAATACATGCAATTGCTGTATTTCACACCAAAATCCAATATCCTCATTCTCCGCCCCTGTCTCATTACTAAGCTTTTCCCAGCCTCCTCCCAGTATCCCATCATCCTCTTCTTCTTTAAGTAATCATCACCATTTTAGTGACAATAGTAAAGAGGTTGTCAATATCTATCCAGAGATCAAGAGCAGTGGAAGTATTGCACATAAAACAGATCTTATCATCAGCTATACAAACTCTAATTCTAACTCTAACACCAGAGTCTCGAAATCACAGGCCCCTACTTCGACCAAAAGTGTTACGTTCCTATCCACTCCATCCTACTCCAAAACAAACTCTGGCCCTAAGAGACACTACACTGCTACATCTGCATCATCTAGCTCCTTCGATGTTACTACGGAAACAACTTGGGCATCTAAATCACCtcaaatatatccaaaattgaataataaaaagctCCATGGAAAGTCATTGAATAGTGAAGGAGCATCTCATAGACAAGCAGACAGTTCAAACAATACTaactcttcttcttcctttacTCCGAAAAAGTCCAAAGAAAATCCGACAAGCTTTCTTAAAA ctgtgctcagaaataattgtaattttatcatggagcagtacatactcgagcaacgcttgcaaattattaaaatttattacaaaagtggtgagtcttttATCCAAACTTTATGA